One Artemia franciscana unplaced genomic scaffold, ASM3288406v1 PGA_scaffold_57, whole genome shotgun sequence DNA segment encodes these proteins:
- the LOC136042031 gene encoding histone H4-like: protein MTERGKGGKGLGKGGAKRHRKILLDNIQGITKPAIGRLACRGGVKRISCLIYEETRGALKVFLENVIRDALTYTEHAKNKTVTAMDVVYALKRQGRILYGFGG, encoded by the coding sequence ATGACAGAAAGAGGAAAAGGAGGAAAGGGGCTTGGAAAAGGAGGCGCAAAACGTCATCGCAAAATTCTTCTTGATAATATCCAGGGTATCACAAAGCCAGCTATCGGAAGACTTGCTTGCCGCGGTGGTGTAAAACGTATATCCTgcctaatttacgaggaaaccagaggtgCTCTTAAAGTTTTTCTCGAAAATGTTATTCGTGATGCTCTCACCTACACAGAACATGCCAAGAATAAGACAGTTACTGCAATGGATGTAGTCTACGCTCTGAAGCGTCAAGGTCGTATATTGTATGGCTTTGGTGGTTAA